A genome region from Candidatus Manganitrophaceae bacterium includes the following:
- a CDS encoding HEAT repeat domain-containing protein — protein sequence MNKKYPSSDHTRHSIQVICLALLFFSFLTVLGCTPSSDKTLAEAEHAYAQGDYNRALALSDGLLQKVPDSFPAHRIKALSYVAQGSIETAFNGLEGVETRYPAMATPLLKEIAIGIIKLSLSHENLFVRSAAIKAVGEMGDLKLSALIIPGLKDSQTFVRFFAVESIGLLGGPDALKLFMAAGNDPDGMVRVGAVKAIDDMAEENNKSGKQDGAALNQLLATFTDDGDITVQLFSLAAMAKWGDQEASQNMLKIIRGLTSNERFAGAAALGRSKKSEAVPLLVDFITDPEESLRMYAAEAMGDIASGDIYDPLVKALSDPASSVRAAAATSLGKLGDKRAIPHLSKLLKDTDAVTRVSVAEGLHYLGQERFSIFRDAMTEEDYAIRHFTIGSLRRTGGEKALRLLSMAMQDTAPRVRIATIRALGEIGGINVLPLLREGMKDPDLAVRTYAAGNVGRLLNKASGASLKKTSTE from the coding sequence TTGAATAAAAAATATCCCTCATCCGATCATACCCGTCATTCAATACAGGTGATATGCCTTGCCCTCCTTTTCTTTTCCTTCCTTACTGTCCTGGGGTGTACCCCGTCTTCCGATAAAACACTTGCCGAAGCAGAACACGCCTATGCGCAGGGGGATTATAATCGTGCCCTTGCCTTGAGCGATGGTCTCCTCCAGAAAGTACCCGACTCTTTTCCGGCCCATCGTATAAAAGCACTCTCTTATGTCGCCCAGGGATCAATCGAGACGGCGTTTAACGGCCTTGAGGGGGTTGAAACACGGTATCCTGCCATGGCCACACCACTTCTGAAAGAGATCGCGATCGGTATCATCAAGCTGTCGCTTTCTCACGAAAACTTATTTGTCCGGAGTGCCGCAATCAAGGCCGTTGGGGAAATGGGAGATCTGAAGTTGAGCGCTCTGATTATTCCGGGTCTGAAGGATTCGCAGACCTTCGTCCGATTCTTTGCAGTTGAATCCATCGGCCTTCTGGGCGGCCCGGATGCCTTAAAGCTCTTCATGGCGGCCGGGAACGATCCGGATGGAATGGTACGCGTCGGGGCCGTGAAGGCCATTGATGACATGGCGGAGGAGAACAACAAAAGCGGGAAGCAGGACGGCGCTGCACTGAATCAACTTCTCGCTACATTTACAGATGATGGCGATATTACCGTCCAGCTATTCTCGCTCGCTGCAATGGCAAAGTGGGGTGATCAAGAGGCCTCTCAAAATATGTTAAAGATCATCCGAGGGCTAACCTCCAATGAGAGATTCGCCGGAGCAGCCGCCCTCGGACGAAGTAAGAAGAGCGAGGCGGTACCACTTCTGGTCGATTTTATTACGGACCCTGAAGAATCGCTCCGGATGTACGCGGCTGAAGCGATGGGGGATATTGCCTCAGGTGATATCTATGATCCTTTGGTGAAAGCCCTGTCCGACCCGGCCTCTTCCGTCCGGGCCGCGGCAGCCACCTCCCTTGGAAAACTGGGGGACAAACGGGCCATTCCACACCTGTCAAAATTGCTCAAAGATACCGATGCCGTTACCCGGGTTTCCGTTGCCGAGGGACTTCATTATCTGGGTCAGGAGAGGTTCTCCATCTTCCGGGACGCCATGACAGAAGAAGACTACGCCATTCGCCATTTCACGATCGGCTCACTTCGGAGAACAGGGGGAGAAAAGGCACTCCGGCTATTGTCCATGGCGATGCAAGACACGGCGCCGCGAGTCCGGATCGCCACGATCCGGGCTCTGGGAGAAATTGGGGGAATTAACGTACTGCCACTCCTCAGAGAAGGCATGAAAGACCCCGATCTTGCTGTTCGGACTTATGCTGCAGGGAACGTCGGACGGCTCTTGAACAAGGCCTCGGGGGCATCATTAAAAAAGACGTCAACAGAATAA
- a CDS encoding diguanylate cyclase, producing MRVLALSILFLFSAVGILVPTGIYTTGRFLWWLIFVTLSFPLVYERIKRKPSPGLMDIEASGLVLLLIHAVSGVTGGIHSPFLSAYILVVLLSALHIDFTRNMVVVAGIIFLEVTPLLLVPPEEGISIGLLIPFMILALIPPIVRFFLRSQLLEKEVLQEQYQRIQDGVASLEFPLDSDESGSAARLLEEKKQEEAFVYAEQMEADLQNLLSVVLASRTEVTRAVIMFYNPEKDRLWVCGAQGREDHIGVNRDKGVRLGEGILGWIAKAGKTVSISDLQNHKERLSYDDGSVPIGSLIVVPIMDQDRLEGLVCIDSVKAHAFSEGDKKLIEHIAKEVIRVLQYYRGQQRLKDQTKEHLTLLDFTKNVGSQLDLDYRLKVTIASAKKIIDFDTCFIFLVEEGERRMAVKAVDGYDTEIIGHSFPLTNGLLTLIVKNRQELAFSNTLYARMEPSLFSRRKENKIFPDGCKIRLPSHSFLGLPMEAEEGVIGVVLFSSRKGDAFTTYNRHVLKIMCNYVSISINEAKTHAKMERLSVTDELTGLLNFRGFQDRLLEMFDRVNRHPEPCSLLMIDIDHFKKVNDTFGHPAGDAVIRKVSNILTKLVRKVDIVARYGGEEFVVLLVNTDTMRALRMAERIRKAVESTPALWKGQKMTMTVSIGVSGQPEDATRQEDLVSSADRALYASKQEGRNRTTLYKDVRTELSEAG from the coding sequence TTGAGGGTTCTTGCGTTATCCATCCTGTTTCTTTTTTCTGCTGTCGGGATTTTGGTCCCCACCGGCATCTATACAACGGGTCGGTTTCTCTGGTGGCTTATTTTTGTCACACTTTCGTTTCCACTTGTTTATGAGCGGATCAAGAGGAAACCTTCTCCCGGGCTGATGGACATCGAAGCCTCAGGGCTTGTGCTTCTCTTGATCCACGCTGTTTCCGGGGTAACGGGCGGCATCCATTCCCCTTTTCTTTCCGCCTATATTCTTGTCGTTTTGCTCTCTGCGCTTCATATTGATTTTACCCGAAATATGGTTGTCGTTGCAGGAATCATATTTCTTGAAGTGACCCCTCTCCTCCTTGTCCCGCCGGAAGAGGGGATCTCCATAGGTTTGTTGATACCGTTTATGATCCTCGCCCTGATCCCGCCGATTGTGCGGTTCTTCCTCCGATCACAACTGTTGGAAAAAGAAGTCCTTCAGGAACAATACCAAAGGATTCAGGATGGTGTTGCCTCATTGGAGTTTCCCTTGGATTCTGATGAGAGTGGAAGCGCGGCTCGTCTACTCGAGGAAAAAAAACAGGAAGAAGCCTTCGTATATGCAGAGCAAATGGAAGCGGATCTCCAGAACCTCTTGTCCGTGGTTCTGGCAAGCCGTACGGAGGTTACCCGGGCTGTGATCATGTTTTACAATCCCGAAAAGGATCGTCTTTGGGTTTGTGGGGCGCAGGGAAGAGAGGACCACATCGGGGTCAATCGAGACAAGGGGGTTCGGCTTGGAGAGGGTATTCTGGGTTGGATTGCAAAGGCGGGGAAGACCGTCTCGATTTCGGATCTTCAAAATCACAAAGAGCGCCTGAGTTACGACGACGGATCGGTTCCCATCGGTTCTCTTATCGTTGTCCCCATCATGGATCAAGACAGGCTGGAAGGACTCGTCTGTATTGATAGTGTGAAAGCCCATGCCTTTTCCGAAGGGGACAAGAAATTAATAGAACATATTGCAAAAGAGGTCATCCGTGTTCTCCAATATTACCGGGGGCAGCAGCGCTTGAAGGATCAGACAAAGGAGCATTTGACCTTGCTCGACTTTACAAAAAATGTAGGGTCGCAACTGGATCTGGACTATCGTCTGAAGGTAACGATTGCATCTGCAAAAAAAATAATTGATTTTGATACCTGCTTCATTTTTCTGGTTGAAGAGGGAGAACGCCGGATGGCGGTCAAAGCCGTTGATGGTTATGATACGGAGATTATAGGCCATTCTTTTCCGCTCACGAACGGTTTGCTCACTCTGATTGTTAAAAATCGTCAGGAACTTGCCTTTTCAAACACGTTGTATGCCCGAATGGAACCGTCTCTTTTTTCCCGCCGTAAAGAGAATAAAATTTTCCCGGACGGGTGCAAGATCCGTCTTCCTTCCCATTCTTTTCTGGGTCTTCCGATGGAAGCCGAGGAGGGGGTGATCGGGGTGGTTCTTTTTTCTTCCAGGAAGGGGGACGCATTCACAACGTATAACCGCCACGTCCTCAAAATTATGTGTAATTATGTCTCCATCTCAATTAATGAGGCGAAGACCCATGCAAAGATGGAGCGGCTTTCCGTCACAGATGAGCTGACCGGTCTTCTGAATTTTCGCGGTTTCCAGGACCGTCTTTTAGAAATGTTTGACCGTGTAAACCGCCATCCCGAGCCGTGTTCTCTTTTGATGATCGACATCGATCACTTTAAGAAAGTCAATGATACCTTCGGCCATCCGGCGGGGGATGCCGTGATCAGAAAGGTTTCAAACATTTTGACAAAGCTGGTCCGGAAGGTCGATATCGTTGCCCGTTATGGTGGGGAAGAGTTTGTGGTCCTCCTGGTCAATACAGACACAATGCGAGCCCTTCGGATGGCGGAACGGATCAGAAAGGCCGTGGAATCGACCCCCGCCTTATGGAAAGGCCAGAAGATGACAATGACCGTCAGCATTGGAGTCAGCGGACAACCGGAAGATGCAACGCGGCAGGAAGATTTAGTTTCCTCTGCAGACCGTGCCCTGTATGCCTCGAAACAAGAAGGCCGTAACCGGACGACGCTATATAAAGATGTGAGAACAGAATTATCAGAAGCCGGATGA
- a CDS encoding TlyA family RNA methyltransferase: protein MNRYKSVKERLDILLHSRGLAESRERAKALILSGAVIVDGEKADKVGLRVRIEAEIVVKKKAFPYVSRGGCKLEWALKTFCVDVAGKVAIDVGASTGGFTDCLLQRGAEKVYAIDVGYGQLAWQLRQDPRVVVIERQNIRSLPAALIPAPIDLATVDVSFISLEKVIPCILPLLHVDAVLIPLVKPQFEVGKGEVGKGGIVRSAEKHQEVLARICGKADAWGLEVVGTTPSPILGQKGNAEFLVYFKKVEAEATNRTLGIK from the coding sequence CTGAATCGTTACAAATCAGTGAAGGAGCGGCTGGACATCCTCCTTCATTCACGTGGCCTTGCAGAAAGCCGTGAAAGGGCAAAGGCGCTCATCCTCTCCGGCGCGGTAATCGTAGACGGGGAAAAGGCAGATAAGGTCGGTCTCCGTGTTCGGATCGAAGCGGAGATTGTCGTTAAAAAAAAGGCCTTCCCTTATGTCAGTCGGGGCGGTTGCAAGTTGGAATGGGCCCTTAAGACCTTCTGTGTTGATGTTGCCGGAAAGGTGGCGATTGATGTGGGTGCTTCCACGGGGGGATTCACTGATTGTCTCCTTCAGAGGGGGGCAGAAAAGGTCTACGCGATTGATGTCGGTTATGGCCAACTTGCATGGCAGCTCCGTCAGGACCCGCGCGTGGTCGTTATCGAACGGCAGAATATTCGGAGCCTGCCGGCAGCCTTGATTCCGGCCCCGATTGATCTGGCGACCGTGGATGTATCCTTTATTTCTCTTGAAAAGGTAATCCCCTGCATCCTCCCTTTATTGCATGTGGATGCGGTACTGATTCCCCTGGTTAAACCGCAATTCGAGGTTGGAAAAGGAGAAGTTGGAAAAGGCGGCATCGTCAGGAGTGCTGAGAAACACCAAGAGGTTCTGGCTCGGATCTGCGGCAAAGCGGACGCTTGGGGTCTGGAAGTTGTCGGAACGACTCCCTCTCCTATACTGGGTCAAAAAGGGAATGCGGAGTTTCTGGTTTATTTTAAGAAAGTTGAAGCGGAAGCGACGAATAGAACATTGGGGATAAAGTAA
- a CDS encoding gamma carbonic anhydrase family protein yields MIEPFMDKNPQFPTSVFIENSAHVIGDVEIGAYSSIWFGAVVRGDVHYIRIGERTSIQDLSVLHVTRLTHPLLVGNEVTVGHQVTLHGCTVEDRVLIGMGAILLDGAVIGEGSIIGAGSVVTEGMKIPPGSLAFGAPARVKRELTPEESAFLSKSAQNYVDLSQIYLKQEDAANK; encoded by the coding sequence ATGATAGAACCCTTCATGGACAAAAACCCGCAATTTCCGACAAGCGTTTTCATCGAAAATTCGGCACATGTCATCGGAGATGTGGAGATCGGAGCATACAGTTCTATCTGGTTCGGCGCCGTGGTCCGGGGAGATGTCCATTATATCCGGATTGGCGAACGGACGAGTATTCAGGACCTTTCCGTCCTACATGTCACACGCTTGACGCACCCCCTTCTTGTCGGCAATGAAGTCACTGTTGGTCACCAGGTCACGCTTCATGGATGTACGGTGGAAGATCGCGTCCTGATCGGGATGGGTGCGATTCTCCTGGATGGGGCCGTCATCGGAGAGGGATCAATCATCGGAGCGGGGTCCGTTGTGACGGAAGGGATGAAGATCCCGCCCGGCTCATTGGCTTTTGGAGCACCTGCTCGAGTCAAACGGGAACTCACACCGGAAGAATCGGCCTTTCTCTCCAAATCCGCACAGAATTATGTCGATCTTTCGCAAATTTATCTGAAACAGGAAGACGCCGCAAACAAATAG
- a CDS encoding NAD-dependent epimerase/dehydratase family protein, translating into MKILVTGGAGFIGSHLVDRLIQEGYQVVVVDNLSSGKKNNINKEASFYKVDILNARRVERVFQKEKPEIISHHAAQTDVRRSGDDPAFDAQTNILGLLNLLDTAIRHGTQRIVFASSGSVVYGEQDLFPAPEGHPTHPLTPYGVSKLSSEHYLYYYRRASGLEYTTLRYSNVYGPRQGPHGEAGVVAVFTQKMLKEEQVVINGNGMQTRDYIFVDDVVDANMAVINNELAGTFNVGTGHETSENQLYRHLLDITASTMKEIHGPEKKGEQVRSVLDWQKLNKAVDWEPRVSLQEGLTRTVAFFNA; encoded by the coding sequence ATGAAGATACTCGTGACCGGTGGTGCTGGCTTCATCGGTTCCCACTTGGTGGACCGCCTTATTCAGGAAGGCTATCAGGTGGTTGTTGTTGATAATCTTTCCAGCGGGAAGAAAAACAATATTAACAAAGAGGCATCCTTTTATAAAGTTGATATCCTCAATGCGAGGCGGGTTGAGCGGGTCTTCCAGAAAGAGAAGCCTGAAATCATTAGCCACCACGCGGCCCAGACGGACGTTCGAAGATCGGGGGATGATCCGGCGTTTGACGCGCAGACGAACATCCTTGGCCTCTTGAATCTCCTTGATACAGCCATTCGGCATGGGACCCAGCGGATTGTCTTTGCCTCGTCCGGCAGCGTAGTTTACGGGGAACAGGATCTCTTTCCCGCCCCGGAGGGCCATCCCACCCACCCGCTGACTCCCTATGGGGTGAGTAAGCTGTCGAGCGAGCATTACCTGTATTACTATCGAAGGGCCAGCGGCCTGGAATATACGACTTTAAGGTACAGTAATGTCTATGGCCCTCGGCAGGGTCCCCACGGAGAGGCCGGTGTTGTGGCTGTTTTCACGCAAAAGATGCTGAAAGAAGAACAAGTCGTCATCAATGGCAATGGAATGCAGACCCGCGATTATATTTTTGTGGACGATGTGGTCGATGCCAACATGGCGGTCATCAATAACGAGCTTGCGGGGACCTTTAATGTGGGAACGGGACATGAAACCTCGGAGAACCAGCTGTATCGACACCTCCTGGACATAACGGCTTCCACGATGAAGGAAATTCACGGACCGGAAAAAAAGGGAGAACAGGTCCGCAGCGTCCTCGATTGGCAGAAACTTAATAAAGCGGTTGATTGGGAGCCGCGGGTATCGCTGCAAGAAGGTTTGACAAGAACCGTTGCATTTTTCAATGCTTGA
- a CDS encoding nucleotidyltransferase family protein → MKAMILAAGLGTRLRPLTNDLPKPLLPIGGQPLIFHHLELLKNHGITDIIINVHYHGDKIIERVGNGDRFGMKITYSQEPEILGTGGGIKKIQSALGAGPFIVMNADILVRLDLGKLVSFHQKRGGCATLVLREEAQVNTYGVIALDPQDQIRDILGKVRGKDSGKVRSKEKGSMRRLMFTGIHVIESRVFDYIPSGKFYSIIDAYVEMLRQDELIAGYLMDGYWNDIGVLERYEKADQDFEQGLVR, encoded by the coding sequence ATGAAAGCGATGATCCTGGCGGCCGGTTTGGGCACACGTCTTCGCCCCCTCACCAATGACCTTCCAAAACCTCTCTTGCCTATAGGGGGACAGCCCTTGATCTTTCACCATCTTGAGTTATTGAAGAACCATGGGATCACGGATATTATTATTAATGTCCACTATCACGGAGATAAAATTATTGAGAGGGTGGGAAACGGGGATCGTTTTGGGATGAAGATCACCTACTCACAAGAGCCGGAAATATTGGGGACGGGCGGAGGGATTAAGAAAATTCAGTCCGCCCTGGGAGCCGGACCGTTTATTGTGATGAATGCCGATATCCTGGTCCGTCTGGATCTTGGGAAGCTGGTTTCTTTTCATCAAAAGAGGGGAGGGTGCGCAACTCTGGTTCTTCGAGAGGAAGCGCAGGTAAACACATATGGCGTGATTGCGCTTGATCCACAAGATCAAATACGGGATATTCTTGGAAAGGTCCGGGGAAAGGACTCGGGAAAGGTTCGATCAAAAGAGAAAGGCAGCATGCGCCGCCTGATGTTTACCGGGATTCATGTCATAGAATCGCGGGTTTTTGATTATATCCCCTCCGGGAAGTTTTATTCCATTATAGACGCATATGTTGAGATGCTTCGCCAGGACGAGCTTATAGCGGGTTATCTTATGGACGGATACTGGAATGATATCGGGGTTTTGGAGCGCTATGAAAAGGCCGATCAAGATTTCGAACAAGGGCTTGTACGGTAA
- a CDS encoding phosphoribosylaminoimidazolesuccinocarboxamide synthase: MKEVLLESHLPELGQAVRGKVRDIYDLGDSLLFVATDRISAFDVILPEGIPGKGNVLTQLSLYWFDWLTKWDHPVSHHVLTADSDRYPEKCAPYRQLLEGRSMIVQKAEPLPVECIVRGYLSGSGWKEYLQKGSVSGVKLPAGLLESARLPEPIFTPSTKAAVGSHDMNISFEEMKGLIGAPVAEEVRTRSLQIYKAAAKKAEACGLIIADTKMEFGLDPKTRNLILIDELLTPDSSRFWPQSSYAPGKGQASFDKQFVRDYLLSIDWNGTPPPPHLPEKVVQQTSERYVEALKRLTSASGIYD; the protein is encoded by the coding sequence ATAAAAGAAGTCCTCCTTGAAAGTCATCTCCCTGAGCTTGGTCAAGCGGTCAGGGGAAAGGTTCGGGATATCTATGATTTGGGAGATTCGCTCCTCTTTGTCGCGACCGACCGGATTTCTGCCTTTGATGTTATTCTGCCGGAAGGAATTCCTGGAAAGGGCAACGTTCTCACCCAGCTTTCTCTTTACTGGTTCGACTGGTTAACAAAGTGGGATCATCCTGTTTCTCACCATGTCTTAACGGCCGATTCCGATCGCTATCCGGAAAAATGCGCTCCCTACCGGCAGCTGTTGGAAGGGCGGAGCATGATTGTCCAAAAGGCCGAGCCGCTGCCGGTGGAGTGCATCGTCCGAGGATATCTCTCCGGTTCAGGATGGAAAGAGTATCTTCAGAAGGGCTCGGTCTCGGGAGTCAAGCTGCCAGCGGGCCTTCTGGAATCCGCCCGACTTCCAGAGCCGATCTTTACGCCCTCCACCAAGGCCGCGGTGGGAAGCCATGACATGAATATCTCCTTTGAAGAAATGAAAGGCTTAATCGGCGCGCCTGTAGCGGAGGAGGTCCGGACCCGCAGTCTCCAGATCTATAAGGCGGCGGCTAAAAAGGCCGAGGCCTGCGGACTGATCATCGCAGATACTAAAATGGAATTCGGCCTTGATCCAAAGACCCGGAATCTCATTCTGATCGATGAGCTTCTGACACCGGACTCGTCTCGTTTTTGGCCGCAGTCATCGTACGCACCAGGGAAAGGCCAGGCGAGCTTTGACAAGCAATTTGTCAGAGACTATCTCCTCTCGATCGACTGGAATGGAACGCCGCCGCCACCTCACCTGCCGGAGAAGGTGGTCCAGCAAACAAGCGAGAGGTATGTCGAGGCATTGAAGCGGCTGACCTCAGCGAGCGGAATTTATGATTGA
- a CDS encoding DUF393 domain-containing protein — MSNTSPRSSTKNKESGEHSHDETRNILIYDAGCRLCVRSKGILERWDRTHRIKFLPFQSEEARAIVPNFAGRSDIDAMRFVEADHPVSIGIDAFRRMLPLLPLGRVFSILFYLPGFPWLAGTIYRIVAKNRIRWFGSCEYK; from the coding sequence ATGTCAAACACATCGCCCAGGTCCTCAACGAAGAATAAAGAATCCGGGGAGCATAGTCATGACGAGACCCGGAACATCCTAATCTATGACGCCGGGTGCCGACTCTGCGTCCGTTCTAAAGGGATACTTGAAAGGTGGGACCGGACCCACCGGATCAAGTTTCTCCCTTTCCAATCGGAAGAAGCAAGGGCGATTGTTCCAAATTTTGCGGGACGGAGCGACATCGACGCCATGCGCTTTGTCGAAGCGGACCACCCCGTTTCCATCGGGATAGACGCCTTTCGACGAATGCTTCCGCTGCTTCCCCTTGGACGGGTCTTTTCGATCTTGTTTTATCTCCCCGGTTTTCCATGGCTCGCCGGGACGATTTACCGTATCGTTGCAAAAAATCGCATCCGCTGGTTTGGAAGCTGTGAATACAAATAG
- a CDS encoding AarF/ABC1/UbiB kinase family protein, with product MTNRPPPPGPKASGGSGAGETVGEACFPVASTNMRTRAIRICWLAFRISLDYFLYTISSFFLSRDRGKRWKETLHKKNALRLQQTALSLKGLLIKVGQFMSARVDLLPESYTQTLSLLQDQVPPAPFPEIKARFIEELGASPSSIFRTFNEIPIASASLGQVHEATLKPLQSGSQAVGARVAVKIQYPQIESIVETDLKAIRSIIWVVQKIFPRVRFDILYSEFSKIVHQELNYVDEAHHAEQFRKNFEGDDRIIVPKVIWPFTTKRVLTLQFVEGIKINRFDKIREAGIDTTSVATLLVESYMKQILQHRFFHGDPHPGNLFVQPGPRLVFVDFGLMQAIPPSVHRGIEKMIIAIIDRDISGITHALLDLGFIARSEKIADVENVVRFFMDRYRDMSPRSFKTITITQVAQDLETLFQVYPSLQIPNHFILFGRTAGMLNGLCSQLDPSLNIIELAKPHAKKFISPSDWTSEIFSRGREIISSLLELPVALRTLVDLSNRGHFKTEMHSEDLTQILSKIYRLAYRTILTAFIVAMTLLHRNFIHDYRSLEGILLGISILLSSLILFLSFFRRR from the coding sequence ATGACGAATCGGCCTCCCCCCCCAGGACCTAAGGCATCAGGAGGCTCTGGGGCCGGTGAAACTGTGGGAGAGGCCTGTTTCCCCGTAGCCTCGACTAATATGCGAACGCGGGCGATCCGGATCTGCTGGCTTGCCTTCCGGATTTCCCTCGACTATTTTCTCTATACAATCTCTTCCTTCTTTCTTTCCAGAGATCGCGGGAAGCGCTGGAAAGAGACCCTCCATAAGAAAAATGCGCTGAGATTGCAACAGACCGCCCTTTCATTAAAAGGGCTGCTGATCAAGGTTGGTCAGTTTATGAGCGCCAGAGTTGATCTTCTGCCGGAGTCCTATACCCAAACCCTCTCGCTTCTTCAGGATCAGGTCCCCCCAGCCCCCTTTCCAGAAATCAAGGCGCGATTTATTGAAGAGCTTGGGGCCTCCCCTTCGTCTATATTTCGGACCTTCAACGAAATCCCCATTGCCTCTGCATCGCTGGGGCAGGTCCATGAGGCGACCCTCAAACCTCTGCAGTCCGGATCCCAAGCGGTCGGGGCACGTGTGGCCGTAAAAATTCAATACCCTCAAATTGAATCCATCGTAGAGACCGATTTAAAAGCCATTCGATCGATTATCTGGGTGGTCCAAAAAATCTTCCCCAGGGTCCGATTTGATATTCTCTATAGCGAGTTTTCAAAGATTGTCCATCAAGAGTTGAACTATGTGGACGAGGCCCATCATGCCGAACAGTTTCGGAAAAATTTCGAGGGAGATGACCGCATCATTGTCCCGAAAGTGATTTGGCCCTTTACGACCAAACGGGTACTCACGCTTCAATTTGTAGAGGGGATCAAGATCAACCGGTTTGACAAAATAAGGGAAGCCGGAATCGATACAACTTCGGTGGCAACCCTCTTAGTGGAATCTTACATGAAACAAATCCTGCAACATCGGTTCTTTCACGGAGATCCGCATCCGGGAAATCTCTTTGTCCAGCCGGGTCCCCGCCTGGTCTTTGTGGATTTTGGCTTGATGCAGGCCATTCCTCCTTCAGTCCACCGGGGTATTGAGAAAATGATCATTGCCATCATCGACCGGGATATTTCAGGAATTACACACGCCCTCCTCGATCTCGGCTTCATTGCCCGGAGTGAAAAGATAGCAGATGTGGAAAATGTGGTCCGTTTTTTTATGGACCGTTACCGGGATATGTCCCCCCGATCGTTTAAAACCATTACCATCACCCAGGTTGCTCAGGATCTTGAAACCCTTTTTCAGGTTTACCCATCCCTTCAAATCCCAAATCATTTTATTCTCTTTGGAAGAACCGCAGGGATGCTCAACGGGCTCTGTTCACAACTCGATCCGAGCCTGAACATCATTGAACTGGCAAAACCCCATGCCAAAAAGTTTATCTCGCCTAGCGATTGGACGAGTGAGATTTTTTCCAGAGGGAGAGAGATTATTTCCTCTCTCCTTGAACTTCCGGTCGCATTGCGAACATTGGTCGACCTCTCCAATCGGGGACATTTCAAGACAGAAATGCACTCGGAGGATCTCACCCAAATTCTGTCAAAGATCTACCGACTCGCTTATCGGACAATCCTCACGGCCTTTATCGTCGCGATGACGCTTCTTCATCGAAATTTCATCCACGATTATCGCAGTCTGGAAGGGATCTTACTGGGGATATCAATTCTATTGTCGTCGCTGATTCTCTTTCTCTCATTCTTCAGGAGGAGGTGA